The proteins below are encoded in one region of Cytophagales bacterium:
- a CDS encoding VTT domain-containing protein yields the protein METEETKSSRERSSFLLKNLVRGLLWLTVIIGGYIIAKKYFQFDLKEALGPIYDEPTIIYSIFLGSEVIFGIIPPEFFMFWSARHGDMDLYIQNTALLAAISYVAGLIGYGIGSFFNTTRLYRTIKKNFLGKVEKQFQAYGGFLVIVAALTPLPFSGICMLVGAVKYPFRKFLLMALIRFARFGVYAYIIWQTNSF from the coding sequence TTGGAAACCGAAGAGACTAAAAGTTCCCGTGAGCGTTCAAGCTTCTTGCTCAAAAACCTTGTTCGGGGGCTCCTTTGGCTGACCGTTATCATTGGCGGCTACATCATTGCCAAAAAATATTTTCAATTTGATTTGAAGGAGGCCCTGGGGCCCATTTACGATGAGCCCACTATTATTTACAGCATCTTCCTGGGTTCAGAAGTGATCTTCGGGATCATACCTCCTGAATTTTTCATGTTCTGGTCTGCCCGACATGGCGATATGGATCTCTATATCCAAAATACGGCATTATTAGCAGCGATATCCTACGTCGCAGGTTTGATTGGGTATGGCATTGGTTCTTTCTTCAACACTACCCGGCTGTACCGCACCATAAAAAAGAATTTCCTGGGCAAAGTCGAAAAGCAATTTCAGGCCTATGGAGGGTTTCTGGTTATTGTTGCAGCACTTACCCCCCTTCCGTTTTCAGGAATTTGTATGCTCGTAGGAGCTGTGAAATATCCTTTTCGAAAATTTTTGTTGATGGCGCTTATCCGATTCGCTCGGTTTGGTGTTTATGCTTATATCATTTGGCAGACGAATTCATTTTAA